The Camelina sativa cultivar DH55 chromosome 16, Cs, whole genome shotgun sequence sequence GAATATCGCAAGTGTGGCAGCATGCTTACCGTCTCAGTTGACCAGTGAGTCGCTTTGAGCACACCACGTTCCAATATGCTTCTATGGCCAAGTCAAGGAATATTCGTTTATGTTTAAGAAACATAAAAAGTATTGGTCTTGTTGTTTGAAGGATACATCTGTACGGCAGTAACAATTGTGccaaaaattcccaaaaaggcCAATACCTCAATCATGTCTGTATTATTCACAAGGAACTCCTATAAAAGAGAAACAAGGTGAGTAGAATTCAAGTACActaaattttggtattttttgaaAGTAccataacatcaaaaaaaaagtatgtgaTTAGAGACTTTCTTACCTCACTGACATTACAGGCAGCAGACAAGGTTGTTCCAGCTAAAACAAGAAGATCTCCTTTAACAGGATTACTTCCACCTAAAAgccaccatatatatatatgcttgaaTCAAGTTTCTTGGGCCAATATGTGAGTATTTACTTGCAGGCTTGAAGACATGGTAGAtgaaaaaagggaaagagaacTAAACCATTACCAGCTCGATCCCCTGCATGGACGTCTGAGAAGACTGCCATGACAACACCAACAATACAGATAACCACACCACTGATCTTCATCAGtctgtattttgttttcaagaaaACCCAAGGCAAGACCAAAACGCAAGGGATCGCCCAGCAGTCCAGTAGCATGACGCTCGTCATTGATGTGTACTGATAAGCCTTCACCACTGTAACGAAGTTACATTGTCATGAAAACGCAGGATCAGAGCTCAAGCCAAAGAATGGGAcaaaagaagagtttttttttcttttctcaccGAGAAAGTTTGCCTCAACATCAACAAAAGCAAGGAGTAAATAGTTATACCACTTCGCCTACAACAATTTGTGGATTGAAGATGTTAGCAACATTTGCTAGTTAGAGAACATTATATAAGACTACTCTGTTTTGGCACTCAATATGAACCCTTTCAAACAAACACTCTCATTACAATTTGTTGTTTCcgtataaaatatacaaaactcaCACTCGAAAGATCATTAATTCACCCAAGAGGAAGCAACAGTGAAATGTAAAGTTTCCAAGAAGAAAAGATCATCAATACATTACTGACTTTAATTGCGGGTCTTCGATACAGCATGATACCTCCATAGACGATAGCAAGTGAAAGATAACCCATGAACGACTGCGATGTTGGAGCATTAATACCTATAAAGGTTTCAACTTTgtgtatatatgaaatgtatTAATGAAAATATGGGTTTTATAGAAAAAGGTAAAACCTTTTCTGGTGATCTCAGACGCTGCAAACGAAAGAAATGTAGAGAGAAGCGAGATGATCTGTCCTAATCCAAGTCCAATCAgagtcttcttcgtcttcatctcaTTGAGACTGAAACACACCATTACTGGTTTCTTCCTTCAATCCCACAATTATCCCGTGAAACCAAACTCTAGCTGCAGAGGAGAGAGAAAAGTCATGGGGAgtctttaattagttttgtcGTTGTAAGACTCGTAACCAATCATTGAATTTGCAACGCATTATTGGATTAAGATAAATCTGTCGGCAACTACATGGCCAATTGACCATAATAGAGCTCTGTGGAGATGCACTGTTTGTAGAATAACCAGGGTATGTGACCATAATAGAACATCTTACAATTTAGTAGGAAGTTAAATAAATAGCCTACAAGTTAATACATTTGTAAGTAACTACTAtatcttatttttgtgtttacaGGTGAATTAAGATCAAACAAAGCCTTTTTTTACAGTCACCAATTGTTATAAATGACTACTAACTTGTCTCTCCTCCACGTACAAGTTTCTTTATCTTTACAGCCAATGacatatacaacaacaacaaaactcagGCTTTGGGTTCAGGTGGGAGCACCTATAAGGCTGTCTCGAAGTGATTCACCATCCTCTGCATCGAACTCCTTCCTCTGCTCACTTACCCCTTCTCCATCTCTTTGCTCCTCCTGATCTTTCTCCTTCCTGAGAAATGCGAATATCAAGAAATGGGTAACAGATATTGGAGAGCAGAACAGATCTTGGAGTTGAAGAAAGATGTCAAAAGACTGTACATTGAATATATGATTAGTCCAACAGCTGTCGTAGCAAATGCCAAGTAATAGAGCCAATCGACCTAGCATATATAGCCAACATGATCACATACACTGGTTTTCTGCTGACAGAAATGTAAGTGTGTCATATGATGTTCAATATACAAAGTGAGCTAACCTTCTCATGGTAAGCGAAAATGCGGATCAAAACCGCCCACATGTCTGATGTGAGCAACGAGAGGTTGAACATTGTTGCACCATAGGTCTGAGAAGATCATGTTCAAAAAGTGGTTATATATTCAGAGACATAGGCATGGAAAAGAGAGTGTTTGATCATATGGTTTCAGTTTTGTGTCATACCTGAATTAAGACTGCGACTaatgaataaaagagaaataacgCAAGTGCGAGTCCAAGGTAAAGTAAAATCTGGAACCACAAAATTTAAGGTATAAAATGAGttttagaaaagaaataaatatcgCAAGTGTGGCAGCATGCTTACCGCCTCAGTTGACCAGTGAGTCGCTTTGAGCACACCACGTTCCAATATGCTTCTATGGCCAAGTCAAGGAAAATATTCAAATACGTTTATGAAACATATTCATATAGGTTTATGAAACACAAAAAGTATTGGTCTTGTTGTTTGAAGGATACATCTGTACGGAACCTACAATTGCGccaaaaattcccaaaaaggcCAATAGCTCAATCATGTCTGCATTCTTCACAAGGAACTCCTATAAAAGAGAAATAAGGAATTACAAGTACACTAAAATTTGGTACTACATTTTTGAAAGTAGCGTTTTAGCgatataataacataatttctttttaagtaTGTGGATTAGAGACGTTCGTACCTCACTGACATTACAGACAGCATACAAGGTTGCTCCAGCCAAAACAAGAAGATCTCCTTTAACAGGATTACTTCCACCTAAAAGCCACCATATATATGCTTGAGTCAAGTTTTTCTTGGGCCAATATGTGAGTGTTTACTTGCAGGCTTGAAGCCATGGTAAATGAGAACAGGGAAAGAGAACTAATGATTTACACCATTACCAGCTCGATCCCCTGCATGGACGTCTGAGAAGACTACCATGAGAACACCAACAATACAGATAACCACACCACTGATCTTCATCAGTCTGTATTTTGTATTCAGGAAAACCCAAGTCAAGACCAAAACGCAAGGGATCGCCCAGCAGTCCAGTAGCATGACGCTCGTCATTGATGTGTACTGATAAGCCTTCACCACTGTAACGAAGTTACATTGTCATGAAAACGCTCAAGCCAAAGAATGGGAcaaaagaagagtttttttttttttttctcaccgaGAAAGTTTGCCTCAACATCAACAAAAGCAAGGAGTAAATAGTTATACCACTTCGCCTACAACCATTTGTGCATTGAAGACGTTAGCAACGCTTTCTAGTTAGAGAACATTAGattatagttttgttgtttccctataaaatatacaaaactcaCACTCCAAAGATCATAAATCCACccaagaggaagaagcaatAACTACAGAGTGAAATCTAAATTTTCAAGAAGAGAAGATCATCAATACTGACTTTAATTGCGGGTCTTCGATACAGCATGATGCCTCCATAGACGATTGCAAGTGAAAGATAACCCAAGAAC is a genomic window containing:
- the LOC104749413 gene encoding solute carrier family 35 member F1-like produces the protein MVCFSLNEMKTKKTLIGLGLGQIISLLSTFLSFAASEITRKGINAPTSQSFMGYLSLAIVYGGIMLYRRPAIKAKWYNYLLLAFVDVEANFLVVKAYQYTSMTSVMLLDCWAIPCVLVLPWVFLKTKYRLMKISGVVICIVGVVMAVFSDVHAGDRAGGSNPVKGDLLVLAGTTLSAACNVSEEFLVNNTDMIEVLAFLGIFGTIVTAVQISILERGVLKATHWSTETILLYLGVALALFLLYSLVAVLIQTNGATMFNLSLLTSDMWAVLIRTFGYREKVDWLYFLAFPTTAIGLIIYSMKEKDEEEQRMFLDEEDGESLRSSLIVAST
- the LOC104749412 gene encoding solute carrier family 35 member F1-like, yielding MVCFNFNEMKTKKTLIGLGLGQIISLLSTFIAFSASEITRKGINASTSQSFLGYLSLAIVYGGIMLYRRPAIKAKWYNYLLLAFVDVEANFLVVKAYQYTSMTSVMLLDCWAIPCVLVLTWVFLNTKYRLMKISGVVICIVGVLMVVFSDVHAGDRAGGSNPVKGDLLVLAGATLYAVCNVSEEFLVKNADMIELLAFLGIFGAIVGSVQISILERGVLKATHWSTEAILLYLGLALALFLFYSLVAVLIQTYGATMFNLSLLTSDMWAVLIRIFAYHEKVDWLYYLAFATTAVGLIIYSMKEKDQEEQRDGEGVSEQRKEFDAEDGESLRDSLIGAPT